The following DNA comes from Methanobrevibacter wolinii SH.
AATCGAATATTTAATTGGTTTATTCTGTACTGAAAAATTTGATGAAGAAACTCTTTCAAACCTTTTAAAAGAACATGATATTGATATTAATAATGTTAAAAAATTCAATGTAACTAATGGTAAATTTATTATTGAAACTGAAGAAGATACACTTAAACTTCCAGTTAAAGATATTAAATTAGCATCTGGTTGTAAATTCTGTCGTGACTTTGATTCTGATCTTGCAGATGTTTCAGTTGGTTCTGTTGGAAGTGAAGAAGGATACTCTACTATTATTATTAGAACAGAAAAAGGTGAAGATATTAAAAATATTATTCCTTTAAAAGAAGGAGTAGATGAATCTAAAGTACAATTCTTAAGAGACTTCAAACTTAAAAGATTTAATAAAAACATAAAAGAACGTTTTGATAATGATGAATTTATTTCATATTATTGGAATAGTGATTATGGTGGAGCATCACCTAGAATTGATGGTGATTATTTCATAAGAATGAGGGCAAATCCTTCTGGTTTTTATAGTCAAGAAGAAGTTCAAAGTATTATAGATATTTCTAAAAAATATAATGCTAAAATTAAACTTACAAATAGGGATGAATTTGAGTTACATTCTGTTAGACCAATAGATGTTGAACCTATGATTTTAGATCTTCAAAAAGCAGGATTTAGAAATGGTACAGAAGGACCTCTTGTAAGGTCTGTACTTGCATGTCCTGGAGATCAAAATTGTCGTCTTGGTTTAATTGATACAACTGCTCTTGCTAAAAAAATTGATGATAAATTTAAAGAAAATCCTGCACCATATAAATTTAAAGTTGCAATTAGTGGTTGTCCTAATAAATGTGTAAGACCACAAGTAGCTGACTTTGGTATTAATGGATATAAGTTACCTGAAACTATTGAAGAAAAATGTAATGGTTGTGGAAGATGTGCTGATGTATGTAAAGTAGATGCTCTTGAAATAAGAGGAGACCTTGCTCATACTGATTATAATGTATGTATTGGTTGTGGAAAATGTATTAAAGCATGTCCTCATGATGCAAAAGACCTTAAATATGATGGATATAATCTTCATATTGGTGGAATGAGTGGTCGTAAAATCGTTGAAGGTTTAACCTTAAATGTTGATAATGAGGAGGATATCATAAAATTAATTGGTGCTGTTATTAAAGTTTACAATAAATATGGTATTAAACCTCAAAAAGAGAGAGTTGGAACTACTATGCAACGTATTGGTCAACTCAAATTTATGGAAGAAGTTTATAAATTATTATAACTTCTTTTTTTTAATTTTTATAATTATTTTTTGGTTTTATTGGTTTTTTAGGTTCTATTTTTTATTTTAAAATTAGTGGGTTTTTGGTTTTATTGGTTTTTTTTAGGTTCTATTTTTTATTTAAGATTAATGAGTTTTAATAATTTAAACTTTTAATAAGAATAATTTTTAATATTATTTTAACAAGTTTTATTATTAGATTTAGAATTTAAAACTTTATATTCTAAAATTAAATCAGTATCTATATTATATGAATCTTTTAATTCTAATTTTACACTGTCTTTCATATAATTAAAACCTTCTCCATCAAATAATGTTTTTGCATCTTTTCCACCTACAACCATAGGAGCAATACAAATTCTAATTTCGTCAATTAATCCTTCTTTTATCATTGAAAAATTAAGTGTTGAACCTCCTTCAAGCATGAGTGTTTTAATTCCTTTTTTATATAAATAATCCATTAGTTTAACTAAATCTACATGTTTTTTTCCTGATGGGAAAATATCTGCATATTTTGATAATTTTTTAACCTTTTTAGTTTTAGTATATTCTTCTGCTACTGCAATGATTGTTGGCGCCATATCATTTAATATTTTATAATTAAGTGGTGTTCTTCCTTTACTATCTACTACTACACGTATTGGATTATCTTCTTTTTTAGCAGGTATTTTAGATACTGTGAGTTTTGGATTATCTTCAATTACAGTATTTATTCCTACCATTATACCATCAACTTCATATCTAAGTTTATGAACTCTTATTAAGTCTTCTTTACATGATATTTCTGATGAACCTGTTTTTGTAGCTATTTTTCCATCTAAAGTCATTGCAGCATTAAGTATTACATAAGGTTTCATATTATCAACTTATTATTTTTTTATAATATATATTATATAGTAAGTTTTTTATATTTTTTTGAGTCTGTTAAAATTTTATTTTTAATAGTTTAAACAGTTTTAATACTTGAAAATTTAAGAAAATTTTAATAAAGTAATATTTTTTATAAAATATATTTAATTATATTTTTTTATTTTTTAGAGTTTGTTGAAAACTATTTTTTATAAAAATTTAAAGAATAATTAATGCTTTAAAATCAATTTTAAGAAAATTTATTCAAAAGATTTTGAGGATTTCAACAAAACTATTTTTTATTTTTTCATATTTATTATTGTAAATTTTTTTACTTTTGTCTAAATTTTTTTATCTGATTTTTAGGTATAACTAAACATTTATATATTAGTTCAATCTAATTTTTAATTAAGAAGTTTAGGTACAACTAAATTTAAATATTTTTAATAAATTTCTAAATTTCTTAAATTTATTAAAAGTTCTAAAATTATGTCCTTATATTATTGTAAATTTTTAGGATTTTAATGAATTATTATTCTAATTAGTAATTATATTTAATTAGAAAAAAAGTGAATTAAAAATTTTTAACTAATTTCAATTTTAAAATAGAAGGTGGATTTCAATGATTAAAAGTTTAGATCAATTAAAAACAGGTGAAGAAGGAAAATTAGTTTCCTATAATGATGGAGGAAGTAGTGAATTAAAACGTCATTTAATGGGTATGGGTTTTGTTAAAGGTTCAAAAATCCAACTTAAAAAAATTGCTCCATTAGGGGATCCTTATGAATATAAAATTAAAGGATATTCTGTCTGTTTAAGAAAAGAAGAAGCTCGTAATATTGAAGTTGATGTTGAATAATTTTAATTTACTTTTATAATTAATAATGGAGATTGTTTATGGAGAATATTAAAATTGGATTAGCAGGTAATCCTAATGTAGGAAAAACCACTTTATTCAATAATTTAACTGGGCTTCATCAACATGTTGGTAATTGGCCAGGTAAAACAGTAGAACAAGCTTCAGGTCACTTTGAAGAAGACGGTAATCGAATTGATGTTATTGATTTACCTGGAAATTATGCATTAAGTGCTCATTCTATTGAAGAAATCGTTTCAAGAGATTTTATTGTAGATGAAGAATCTGATGCAATTATCAATGTTATTGATGCAGCTAATTTAGAACGTAATTTGTATTTAACAGTTCAGATGATGGAATTAAATGCAAATTTAGGTATTGCTCTTAATATGAATAAGTTAGCACGTAAAGATGGTATAGATATTGATGTAGATAAATTATCTGAATTATTAGGTCTTCCTGTAGTTCAAATTGAAGCTAATTCAGATATTGGTCATAATGACCTTATTAAAATGATTAAAAATCTTAAAGATCATCCTGTAGAAAGTAAAAATAAACTTGTTTATGGTAATGAATTAAGGCAACATTTAGGTGATTTAGAGAAATTAATCTCAAAAGATAAAAATTTACTTGATGTATCTCCTTATTGGACTGCTATTAAATTATTAGAAGATGATGAAATTGTAATGGATAAAGTTCAACAATCTTCTATGTCTAATCCAATATTTTTAGAAGTAAGAAAAGTTAAAGATCATCTAAAAGATATTTATGGGGTATCTGCAGCAGAAGCAATTGCTAATGCTCGTTATGCTTTTATTGATGGTTTAATTAAGGAATGTGTAAAACTTCCTGAAAACCCAAAACCAACTATGACTGAAAAGATTGATAGAATCGTAACTAATAGAGTCCTTGGTATTCCTATATTTTTAATTATTATGTATATTGTTTTCCAAGTTACCTTTACTTTAGGTTCACCAATTCAAGATTGGCTTGATTCTTGTGTTACTGCAATTGCAGATGGTACTGTTGCATTAGTTGGTCAAAATGCTTTAGGTTCACTTTTATCTGATGGTGTAATTTCTGGAGTTGGAAGTGTTTTAAGTTTCGTTCCTCAAATTGTTTTACTGTTCTTATTATTAAGTATATTAGAAGATAGTGGTTATTTAGCAAGAGCTGCTTTTGTAATGGATAAAGTTATGCACAAAGTTTTAGGACTTCATGGAAAAGCATTTATTCCAATGATTCTTGGATTTGGTTGTGGAGTACCTGGAATTATGGCAACACGTACACTTGAACATGAGGAAGATCGTTTAGTTGCAATGTTACTTATACCATTTATGTCTTGTACTGCAAGATTACCAGTATATCTTTTATTTGTAGGAATATTCTTTGCTTCATCACAAGCAAATGTAATTTTCTCATTATACTTACTTGGAGTTGTTGTAGCTATTATTGTAGCAGCTATTATTAAAAAATTATTCTTTAAAGGAGTAAGTACTCCATTTGTAATGGAATTACCAACTTATAAAATCCCTACTGTAAAAGGTGTTCTTATGCATACTGGTGAAAAAACATGGGGATTTGTTAGGAAAGCAGGTACTATTATTTTAGCAGCAGCAATTATTGTATGGGTATTAAGTTATTTCCCAGCTGGTGTTGATTATGGATCACAAGCAAGTTACATTGGTCAAATAGGTACATTTATTGCACCAATATTTAGTCCATTAGGATTCGGTAACTGGCAAGCTTCATCTGCATTAATCTTTGGTATGGTAGCTAAAGAAGTTATTGTAGCAACTTTAACTTCAGTATTTGGTTCATTCCCTGGTGGAGCTACTGCAGGAATTACTTCAGTGTTTACACCACTTACAGCATATGCATTTTTAGTATTCTGTTTATTATATATACCTTGTTTCGCAGCATTAGGTACTATAAAACAAGAATCTAATGGTTGGAAATGGCCTGCTGTAATGGTATGTACTTGTTTAATTACTGCATATGTAGTATCATTTGCTGTATTCCATATTGGATTACTTTTAGGATTCCATTAAAAATTAAAAACATAAAATTGTTATTGATTAAAATTTGTTTCTAATTTATACAAATTTATAATCAATTATTTAATTTTAATAAATCTATGTAAAGAATACTCTTCTTATCATGGTTTATATAAAATATATGGTTAATTGAGGTGATTATATGAAATCTAGATCTTATATAAAAGGTATTAAATTAGAAGAAAATGAAGAAAAAGACCAAGATAATCAAAAGTAATGAGCATGTGACATTAATTAGTACTTTTATTATCTTGGATTAAATTTTAAGAAAAAATTATCTAATTTCCTTCTTAGTTTTTATATTTATTAGTAATTTTTTTATTCTTAAATTTAATTTATTTAAAAAATAAGTTTCCATCGTTTATACAGTTAATATAATGGTGATAAAATGAAAATGAAATGTAGAATCTGTGGATATGAATATGATCCTGAAGAAACTAGAGGAACATGTGATGGAATTGGCTGTTGTGGATGTGAAGAATGTAATGAAGCAATGTGTCCAAATTGTGGTTATATGAATAAAATAGTATATGAAGATGAATTTGAATTTATTGAAAAAATTAAATCTATGATTAAAAATAAAATTGCAGCAAAATAAGATTTTATTTTTAATTAAGTCAAGTATTTAAAAAATGGGGTGTGTAATAATGGAAGATCATGTAAGACCACCATGTTGTCAGAAAAAAGATGATAAAGATGAAACTCAGTTTCATAAAATTTTAATGAAGATTAAAAACTTCTTCTTTGGTTGTTGTAAATAATTATTTTGTTTTTTATTATTTCTGTTTATATTGTTTTTATAGTATTTTTAATTTAAATTTTAAAGTTTTTATAAGATTTTTAAAGTTTAAAAATTTTAATATTGCTTTTTTTATAATTTTATCATATTATTTTTATCTATTTATTAAATATTTGTTTTTTATTTGTTAATACTCGATATTTATATTTAAATTTTATTTAATTATTGTATTTTGTATTCTTTGACTTTATTTTACTTTATACTTATTATTTCTTTATTATTTATTAATTAATTATTTTTTTAATTTATTCTTTTATAAAATAATAACTTTAATATTTTTATAAAATATTATTTTTTAAAATAATAATATTTAATTAATTTAATATTATTTTTTTATAAAAATATAAATATTATAATTAATATAAAAATAATCATTTAAAGATTTATTAGATATAAGGCTAGGATTAGAGAATGATAAAACGAGATTTATATATTAATCAATTAAATGATCTTGCAAATACTAAAACTCTTAAGATATTAACTGGAGTTCATGGTAGTGGTAAATCTTGTATTTTATTATCATTTGCTAATAATCTAGAAGAAAATAAAAAGAATGTAATATATCTAAATTTTGACTCATTAAAAAATAAAAAATATTTAGATTACATTAAACTCTATGATTTTTTATCAGAAAATATTTTAAATGATAAAATGAATTATATTCTTCTAGATAATGTTAAAAAAGTAGATAAATGGTATGAAGTTGTAAATTCACTTTCAGTTGATTACAATAATGTTGATTTCTTTATTTCTGGCCTATGTGGTGATATTAAAGACTATGAATTATCAAAATATGTTTCATGGCCAATAATTGAAGTAAATGTACTTCCATTATCTTTTAAAGAATATTTAAAATTTAATGATGAGTATTGGGATGATAATTTAGATATTAATAGTAAATTTAAGGATTATCTTCATTATGGGGGATTTCCAGTAATTTTTGAACATAAAAAATCAGATTTAATTTTTAATAATATTATTGAAGGTATATACAATACAATTATTGTTAAAGATTTAATATCTAAGTATAAAATTAAAAATCTACTACTTCTTAATGAAATATTCTATTTTACTATTAATAATTTAGGAGAATATTTCTCCTCTAAAAAAATTACAGAATATTTTTTAACTGAAGGTGTAAAAACTACTCCAACAACAGTTTTAGACTATTTAAAATACTTTGATAAATCATATCTTTTTTATCCAGTTAAAAGATTTAATCTTAAATGTGATGTATATTTAAGAACACTTGAAAAACATTATCTTTGTGATTTAGGACTTAGAAATTATATTCTTGGATTTGATGATGAATATTCAAAAGGTGTTCTTGAAAATTTAGTATATTTTGAACTTTTAAGAAGAGATTATAAGGTTTCAACTGTTAAATATAAAAAGCATAATATTGACTTTATGGCTAAAAAAGTAGATAAGATAGTTTATATTCAAATACTTAAAAATTTAGATGATCAATTGTTAAATGGGAAATTAAATGATTTAAATTCAATAAAAGATAATTATGATAAAATTATTATAAGTTTTGATAAGACACATATAAAAAATATTCAAGGAATTAAGATTCTTAATATTATTGATTTTTTATTATCTAATGATTTTTAGTAATAAGTTAAAATATATTAATATCATTTTACTTGTTATTTGGATTGTTTTTTGATTTGTGGTTTATTTGAATTAGTATTTTATTTGTTATTTGGATTGTTTTTTGATTTGTGATTTATTTGAACTGGTATTTTATTTCTTATTTAAATTAATTTAATTTGTGATTCTTTATTTGAAGTATAAATGAGAAAAATTATATTTATTTTTACTTTATTTAATAAAGGAGGTAGTATCATGTCTAATAAGAAAAATTTAGATGAAAAGTTTTTGAATGCATGTTCTTTATATGAAAATCATGACTTTGACGAATCTATGGAAATATTTAATGAATTACTTTTAGCAGATTATGATGTTGATACTATTCTTCCATATTTAATAAAATTTTATTTAAGAAACAATGATACAAACAAAGTTTTAGAATATTTAGATAATTATCTTGATGATAATTCATCTCTTTATGAGCTTTTAATTTTAAAAGCATCTATTTTACTTAAAAAATATAAAGCTAATGAATCCTTAGAAATTGCCAATAATATATTAGAAAAAGATTCTTTAAATGATTCTGCAATTATGATTAAATTAGCTTCTCTTAAGCTTTTAGGCGAAATTAATGAAATTAAAAGTTTTCAAAAAGAGATAGGAGTAGATTTAATTAGTGATGAAGAATTATCTCATTTTAATAATAATTCTACTATTAATAATAATGATAGTAAAATTCAAGAAACAGAAGATTTAGGTTTTGTTACTGCTGATTCTTTAGTTCATGGTAATGAGGTTAGGTCTGAGGGTGCTGATTTGGATGAGGTCGGTGGTTTAGGTCATGTTTTTGATGATAAGGATTTAGGTTTTGTTACTGCTAATAATTTAGACTTTGATGATTCTTTTGAAATTAAAGACAATTCAATGGATTCTAAAAACAATAGATTATCTGAAAAAGAAGATTCTAATTATCATAATATTATAAATGATTTTATCTCTTCTATGGATAATAATATATATGATGTAGATAATTTTAATGAGGATAATTCTTCTTATGATGAAAATCAAGAAGAATATACAAATTCAGATATATCTCTAATAAGTAATGATGAAAATTTAAATGGAGATATTAATAATAATAAAGTTGATAGTGATATTCAAGAGGATGAATCTATTACTAATAATTTAATTGATGATTCTTTTAATAAAAATGATTCAGAGGAATTAACAACATTTGAAATTGAGGATATTGATATACCAATAATTACTGAAGATTATAGTAAAGATTTCAATAAAGATCCTATTGATATTGATTCATTATTTAATTTTGATGAGAATGGTAATTTAATTGATGATATTTCAAATGAAAATGATGAAATTTCCAATTATTCTTCTGATATTAAAAATGATGATTTAAACTCTTCTAAAGAATATTTCAATGAATCTAATAATGTTTGTAATGAGTCTTCTAAGGATGATTTTGTTGAGTTTAATAATGTTTGTGATGAGTCTGAATCTAATGACTTAAATTCTTCTATTACTAATTTAGATAAAAATTCAAGTGAATTAAATTCTATAAAAAATAAAGATTCATCAAAAAACTTAAATTATCACTCTAAGAATAAACACTTTAATAACCATCTTAAAATGCATAATCTCCGTGAATCTACTTTAGATTCATTTTTTAATTTTCAATAGCTATTTAATTATAGTATGTAAAAATTAATTTAAGTTTTAAATACTAATATATTTTTATATATTTTTATTATTAAATTAGAATCGTGATGATAATTAATATGACAGATAATAATTCTTATAATAATGATTTTAACTTAGCAAACAATTTATTTGAAAATAAACAATATGATAAGGCTATAAATATTTATTATAATTTATTAATTAATGATTATAATAAAATAAAAGTTATCCCTTATATTGTTAATTCATATATTGCTTTAGATGATTTTGATTCTTGTATTGAAATTTTTAATAAATATTTATCTGATTCAAATCTTAATGAGAATACAATAATTTTAAATAACTGTTTAGATTTACTTAAAAATTTAGATATTGATGATTATCAGTTTAATTTAAATTCTGCTAAAATTTTTATTCAATTTAAAAAATTGGATAATGCAATGATTTGCCTTAATAATATTTTAGAAAAGTATCCTAATGATACTATTAGTTCTAAATTAAAAGCTATTTTATTATATGATCAAAATAAGTTTGATGAATCTTTAAATATATTAAATAATATTTTAAATAATAATCCTAATGATTATCTTGCTCTTCAATATAAAGGATATATTCTTTTAAATAATGGAAATGTAAATGAAGGTATTGATGTTTTTAAAAAAGTTTTATCTATATATAATAAAGATTATAATATTTGGAGACAAGTTTATTTCGCATATGCATATACTGGAGATTTAAAAAAATCATTAGAAGTAAATAAGAAATCATTAAAGATTTTTCCAGATAATTATATTTTATGGTATGATAGATTTCAATTATTTGAAAGTATTAATGATTATTTATCTGCTTATGATGCTTTAGAAAAAGTTAAAAAATTAAAACCTGAATTTTTTAATGATTAATTTGGATTTTTTCTTGAATATTTTAGATTTTTTCTCTTAAATATTTATATTATATTTAATAGTTAACTTTATGAGTTTTTTATGGGAATTTTGCTTGTATTATATTTTAGATTAGTATGAAGAACTATTACAATATAAGGCCACTGCATAACTCATTTTGCTTGTATTATATTATAGATTAGTAGTTAATTTTGTGAGTTTTTTATGGGAATTTAAGTGTATTATATTATTAATAAATAGTATATGAAATTTAAATGTATTACATCTAATTAAATAAGTAATATTCTGAATCATTTATAAAAATTTAATTATTAGTTTTAATAAATATTTAATTAATTGAAATATTCTAAGAGGATATTATTATAAAGTATTCGTTTTATTAAATCTTAAATAGTTTAATATTTTTTTATTTATTAACTTAATCATGGAATTTTTTTATGTCAAGTTTTGATAAGGATTTTGAAAAAGCAAATATATTATATAATAATGAAGAATATGATGCAGCTTTGGAAATTTATAATAACTTATATCATAATAATTTTGATGAATCAAAAATATTACCACGTATGATCTATTCATATCTTTCTAAAGGTGATTTTAATGAGCTTGTAAAATATTTTGAAAGATTTACTGAATTACAACTTGATGATGAAGAAATTGATAAATTTTTAAATACTTCTTTTAAAATATTTGATTCATTAGGTTTAACTGATTTTAGTTTATATATTAATAAAGCACAATTTTTAATTAAATTTGAAAGATTTGACGAATCATTAATCTATTTAAATAAATCATTAAAATTAAGACCTAAAGATATTCTAGCTTTAAATTTAAAAGCTTTTGTTTTATATAATATTTGTGATTATGAGAATTCTCTTAAATTTTTTAATAAAACAATTAGATTAGATAATTTAAATTATGATGCATGGAAATTTAAAGCTCAAATATTATATGTGTTAAATGAAGATGAAAAATCAATGAAAGCATTCCAGAAAACTCTTTCAATTGATAATTCTGATTTACTTATTTGGAGAGAATTTATTTCTTCATGTATATTTTCAGGACATCTTAAAAAAGCAGTAACTGAGGTTAATAAAGCATTAAAATTATTCCCATCAAATTTAGATTTACTTCTTGATAAATTTGATTTATACATGTTTAAGGATAATTCCAAACAAGCAAAAAGGGTTGCAGATGAAATTGCAGAAAAATATCCTGATATTGTTGATGATTACTTAAATAAGAAAAACGATTTATTAAATGATGATTTAATTAGTTTTATTGTTGAAGATAAACCTTATCATAATAATGATTATATTCTTGAAAATGATTTTATTGATGATAAAAAAGTGGATGAAGAAGATTTTGATGAAGAAGATTTTGAGAAATTCTTCCTTAATCTATTTGAAAATGCATCAATATTTACAGGTAAAAAAAATAAACTTAATTTTAATTTAAATGATATATTAAATCTATTTTTATTTACAGATTCAGATGTTAATACTTATAAAAAAGATTTATTATTAAATAAACTTTCTGTTAAAGATAATTTTAAATTAGTAAATAAGAATGGTAAGGATATTGAAGATTATGTATTATTTTATGAAACTAATTTAAGGAATTTAGAAAATAAAGCATTAAATGATGAAAGTTTATATGATGAGTATAAAGATGAATTTCTTTTTAAAACAATCTTTGATAGTTATAATAAAAAGTATGGAAATGATGTAGTAACTAATATTATACT
Coding sequences within:
- a CDS encoding FeoA family protein; the encoded protein is MIKSLDQLKTGEEGKLVSYNDGGSSELKRHLMGMGFVKGSKIQLKKIAPLGDPYEYKIKGYSVCLRKEEARNIEVDVE
- a CDS encoding tetratricopeptide repeat protein gives rise to the protein MSNKKNLDEKFLNACSLYENHDFDESMEIFNELLLADYDVDTILPYLIKFYLRNNDTNKVLEYLDNYLDDNSSLYELLILKASILLKKYKANESLEIANNILEKDSLNDSAIMIKLASLKLLGEINEIKSFQKEIGVDLISDEELSHFNNNSTINNNDSKIQETEDLGFVTADSLVHGNEVRSEGADLDEVGGLGHVFDDKDLGFVTANNLDFDDSFEIKDNSMDSKNNRLSEKEDSNYHNIINDFISSMDNNIYDVDNFNEDNSSYDENQEEYTNSDISLISNDENLNGDINNNKVDSDIQEDESITNNLIDDSFNKNDSEELTTFEIEDIDIPIITEDYSKDFNKDPIDIDSLFNFDENGNLIDDISNENDEISNYSSDIKNDDLNSSKEYFNESNNVCNESSKDDFVEFNNVCDESESNDLNSSITNLDKNSSELNSIKNKDSSKNLNYHSKNKHFNNHLKMHNLRESTLDSFFNFQ
- a CDS encoding Coenzyme F420 hydrogenase/dehydrogenase, beta subunit C-terminal domain encodes the protein MISRIFDKFIETIPDEDKEYMKSKINDYVDKEALKLAKSRHVEVTEDIINEVISKMGSLQDFIDENFKDPEDYTWALNSIVHNEFCAKCGTCSIVCPNNLIEFTDTPHLVQECRRDGNGMCMEVCPRMGSARYQISIRENFKEEYYYGKGTLDGQDGGVVSSFLKYLLESEKIDAAIVVGDEKWKPVSMIVKTPDELKQTVKSKYTISTLEALKEAHAQGAEKVAVVGLPCQIEGLRKLQYFPYHAKHDPELGWDGKAAKLPKIEYLIGLFCTEKFDEETLSNLLKEHDIDINNVKKFNVTNGKFIIETEEDTLKLPVKDIKLASGCKFCRDFDSDLADVSVGSVGSEEGYSTIIIRTEKGEDIKNIIPLKEGVDESKVQFLRDFKLKRFNKNIKERFDNDEFISYYWNSDYGGASPRIDGDYFIRMRANPSGFYSQEEVQSIIDISKKYNAKIKLTNRDEFELHSVRPIDVEPMILDLQKAGFRNGTEGPLVRSVLACPGDQNCRLGLIDTTALAKKIDDKFKENPAPYKFKVAISGCPNKCVRPQVADFGINGYKLPETIEEKCNGCGRCADVCKVDALEIRGDLAHTDYNVCIGCGKCIKACPHDAKDLKYDGYNLHIGGMSGRKIVEGLTLNVDNEEDIIKLIGAVIKVYNKYGIKPQKERVGTTMQRIGQLKFMEEVYKLL
- a CDS encoding tetratricopeptide repeat protein codes for the protein MSSFDKDFEKANILYNNEEYDAALEIYNNLYHNNFDESKILPRMIYSYLSKGDFNELVKYFERFTELQLDDEEIDKFLNTSFKIFDSLGLTDFSLYINKAQFLIKFERFDESLIYLNKSLKLRPKDILALNLKAFVLYNICDYENSLKFFNKTIRLDNLNYDAWKFKAQILYVLNEDEKSMKAFQKTLSIDNSDLLIWREFISSCIFSGHLKKAVTEVNKALKLFPSNLDLLLDKFDLYMFKDNSKQAKRVADEIAEKYPDIVDDYLNKKNDLLNDDLISFIVEDKPYHNNDYILENDFIDDKKVDEEDFDEEDFEKFFLNLFENASIFTGKKNKLNFNLNDILNLFLFTDSDVNTYKKDLLLNKLSVKDNFKLVNKNGKDIEDYVLFYETNLRNLENKALNDESLYDEYKDEFLFKTIFDSYNKKYGNDVVTNIILKANLLFTYKKYINVFGYLTEADKLLPKNINVLLLKSGDLLFLEEYEDALKYANMALVLDKFNFIGWVFKAYSHLYLKDIFNTLQSFNVALTLNKMDKNLWRLYELTLMSIGSYNLGLNINKQALTIFPDDTDFWSDRLFMLSEIKDTESEDYIKSLEYGKNSKFFNEDIILEDYIDMDYLVNLIDSLFIKFEVL
- the feoB gene encoding ferrous iron transport protein B; its protein translation is MENIKIGLAGNPNVGKTTLFNNLTGLHQHVGNWPGKTVEQASGHFEEDGNRIDVIDLPGNYALSAHSIEEIVSRDFIVDEESDAIINVIDAANLERNLYLTVQMMELNANLGIALNMNKLARKDGIDIDVDKLSELLGLPVVQIEANSDIGHNDLIKMIKNLKDHPVESKNKLVYGNELRQHLGDLEKLISKDKNLLDVSPYWTAIKLLEDDEIVMDKVQQSSMSNPIFLEVRKVKDHLKDIYGVSAAEAIANARYAFIDGLIKECVKLPENPKPTMTEKIDRIVTNRVLGIPIFLIIMYIVFQVTFTLGSPIQDWLDSCVTAIADGTVALVGQNALGSLLSDGVISGVGSVLSFVPQIVLLFLLLSILEDSGYLARAAFVMDKVMHKVLGLHGKAFIPMILGFGCGVPGIMATRTLEHEEDRLVAMLLIPFMSCTARLPVYLLFVGIFFASSQANVIFSLYLLGVVVAIIVAAIIKKLFFKGVSTPFVMELPTYKIPTVKGVLMHTGEKTWGFVRKAGTIILAAAIIVWVLSYFPAGVDYGSQASYIGQIGTFIAPIFSPLGFGNWQASSALIFGMVAKEVIVATLTSVFGSFPGGATAGITSVFTPLTAYAFLVFCLLYIPCFAALGTIKQESNGWKWPAVMVCTCLITAYVVSFAVFHIGLLLGFH
- a CDS encoding 2,5-diamino-6-(ribosylamino)-4(3H)-pyrimidinone 5'-phosphate reductase, producing the protein MKPYVILNAAMTLDGKIATKTGSSEISCKEDLIRVHKLRYEVDGIMVGINTVIEDNPKLTVSKIPAKKEDNPIRVVVDSKGRTPLNYKILNDMAPTIIAVAEEYTKTKKVKKLSKYADIFPSGKKHVDLVKLMDYLYKKGIKTLMLEGGSTLNFSMIKEGLIDEIRICIAPMVVGGKDAKTLFDGEGFNYMKDSVKLELKDSYNIDTDLILEYKVLNSKSNNKTC
- a CDS encoding tetratricopeptide repeat protein; translation: MTDNNSYNNDFNLANNLFENKQYDKAINIYYNLLINDYNKIKVIPYIVNSYIALDDFDSCIEIFNKYLSDSNLNENTIILNNCLDLLKNLDIDDYQFNLNSAKIFIQFKKLDNAMICLNNILEKYPNDTISSKLKAILLYDQNKFDESLNILNNILNNNPNDYLALQYKGYILLNNGNVNEGIDVFKKVLSIYNKDYNIWRQVYFAYAYTGDLKKSLEVNKKSLKIFPDNYILWYDRFQLFESINDYLSAYDALEKVKKLKPEFFND
- a CDS encoding ATP-binding protein; translation: MIKRDLYINQLNDLANTKTLKILTGVHGSGKSCILLSFANNLEENKKNVIYLNFDSLKNKKYLDYIKLYDFLSENILNDKMNYILLDNVKKVDKWYEVVNSLSVDYNNVDFFISGLCGDIKDYELSKYVSWPIIEVNVLPLSFKEYLKFNDEYWDDNLDINSKFKDYLHYGGFPVIFEHKKSDLIFNNIIEGIYNTIIVKDLISKYKIKNLLLLNEIFYFTINNLGEYFSSKKITEYFLTEGVKTTPTTVLDYLKYFDKSYLFYPVKRFNLKCDVYLRTLEKHYLCDLGLRNYILGFDDEYSKGVLENLVYFELLRRDYKVSTVKYKKHNIDFMAKKVDKIVYIQILKNLDDQLLNGKLNDLNSIKDNYDKIIISFDKTHIKNIQGIKILNIIDFLLSNDF